The Pelodiscus sinensis isolate JC-2024 chromosome 5, ASM4963464v1, whole genome shotgun sequence genome includes a region encoding these proteins:
- the LOC102454000 gene encoding C-type lectin domain family 4 member K-like isoform X1 has translation MAVTPDGGAQFGDSSSGWFSPYVARLSRCCNAPTRSAPWWQRTRGITPAVLLLVLALATSLLAVTLLYSQGRSRLQEVEEAARNLRVSLQPTNTSAAPARESDTLQLLGEVQAGVRMLRAELGNVSAENKALQTRPDTVAAALRAAQDSCRDVRTKLFTGWRGHGGNLYYFSQEEKSWFEAKQFCVSQGSHLTSVSSQGEQKFLSTGTDGHSYWIGLTDLGTEGRWRWVDGSEYRADASRRFWFPGQPDNWQKEPGGSEDCVHFHTRKETLWNDAPCTLRFRWICKLAHGQEVMCNIPC, from the exons ATGGCAGTGACTCCTGATGGGGGAGCTCAGTTTGGAGATTCAAGCTCAGGCTGGTTCTCGCCGTACGTGGCCCGACTGAGCCGTTGCT GCAATGCTCCCACGCGATCGGCTCCTTGGTGGCAGAGGACGAGAGGCATCACCCCAGCGGTGCTACTCCTGGTCCTGGCCCTGGCCACCTCCCTCCTCGCTGTGACGCTTCTAT ATTCCCAGGGACGGAgccggctgcaggaggtggaagAAGCCGCACGGAACCTGAGAGTCTCCCTACAGCCGACCAACACCTCAGCCGCGCCCGCCAGGGAATCGGACA CGCTGCAGCTCCTGGGCGAAGTGCAGGCAGGAGTCCGGATGCTGAGAGCCGAGCTGGGAAATGTCAGTGCGGAGAACAAAGCACTCCAGACCCGTCCGGACACGGTTGCTGCAGCACTGCGAGCAGCACAGGATTCCTGCA GGGACGTGCGGACAAAGCTTTTCACAGGCTGGAGGGGTCACGGTGGGAACCTCTATTACTTCTCCCAAGAAGAGAAGTCGTGGTTCGAGGCCAAGCAGTTCTGTGTGTCTCAGGGCTCACACCTGACCTCCGTCTCCTCCCAGGGGGAGCAG AAATTCCTCTCCACGGGGACGGACGGACACTCCTACTGGATTGGACTCACTGACCTGGGTACTGAAGGCCGCTGGCGCTGGGTGGACGGCTCAGAATACAGAGCAGACGCCAGCAGGAG GTTCTGGTTCCCCGGTCAGCCTGACAACTGGCAAAAAGAACCTGGAGGCAGTGAAGACTGTGTTCACTTCCACACACGGAAGGAGACTTTGTGGAATGACGCCCCTTGCACTCTCCGTTTTCGGTGGATTTGTAAGCTGGCCCATGGACAGGAGGTGATGTGCAATATCCCCTGCTGA
- the LOC102454000 gene encoding C-type lectin domain family 4 member K-like isoform X2: protein MSTDNVYENMQVSEAAPPLKGNAPTRSAPWWQRTRGITPAVLLLVLALATSLLAVTLLYSQGRSRLQEVEEAARNLRVSLQPTNTSAAPARESDTLQLLGEVQAGVRMLRAELGNVSAENKALQTRPDTVAAALRAAQDSCRDVRTKLFTGWRGHGGNLYYFSQEEKSWFEAKQFCVSQGSHLTSVSSQGEQKFLSTGTDGHSYWIGLTDLGTEGRWRWVDGSEYRADASRRFWFPGQPDNWQKEPGGSEDCVHFHTRKETLWNDAPCTLRFRWICKLAHGQEVMCNIPC from the exons ATGTCGACGGACAATGTCTATGAGAACATGCAGGTGTCAGAAGCTGCTCCCCCACTAAAAG GCAATGCTCCCACGCGATCGGCTCCTTGGTGGCAGAGGACGAGAGGCATCACCCCAGCGGTGCTACTCCTGGTCCTGGCCCTGGCCACCTCCCTCCTCGCTGTGACGCTTCTAT ATTCCCAGGGACGGAgccggctgcaggaggtggaagAAGCCGCACGGAACCTGAGAGTCTCCCTACAGCCGACCAACACCTCAGCCGCGCCCGCCAGGGAATCGGACA CGCTGCAGCTCCTGGGCGAAGTGCAGGCAGGAGTCCGGATGCTGAGAGCCGAGCTGGGAAATGTCAGTGCGGAGAACAAAGCACTCCAGACCCGTCCGGACACGGTTGCTGCAGCACTGCGAGCAGCACAGGATTCCTGCA GGGACGTGCGGACAAAGCTTTTCACAGGCTGGAGGGGTCACGGTGGGAACCTCTATTACTTCTCCCAAGAAGAGAAGTCGTGGTTCGAGGCCAAGCAGTTCTGTGTGTCTCAGGGCTCACACCTGACCTCCGTCTCCTCCCAGGGGGAGCAG AAATTCCTCTCCACGGGGACGGACGGACACTCCTACTGGATTGGACTCACTGACCTGGGTACTGAAGGCCGCTGGCGCTGGGTGGACGGCTCAGAATACAGAGCAGACGCCAGCAGGAG GTTCTGGTTCCCCGGTCAGCCTGACAACTGGCAAAAAGAACCTGGAGGCAGTGAAGACTGTGTTCACTTCCACACACGGAAGGAGACTTTGTGGAATGACGCCCCTTGCACTCTCCGTTTTCGGTGGATTTGTAAGCTGGCCCATGGACAGGAGGTGATGTGCAATATCCCCTGCTGA